Proteins encoded together in one Rana temporaria chromosome 6, aRanTem1.1, whole genome shotgun sequence window:
- the LOC120943467 gene encoding proteasome assembly chaperone 3-like isoform X4 — protein MEGQPVVTSKQAEEVINGCITQVVCSAFTDHILVMVTQYGKFGTLISVTPNTVAGDLEKPTLSTKVLLGCDEPLVHVCGKNLVSFVSEESKNKPVLLGIALKDKSPDCITALKALIKSCRVW, from the exons ATGGAAGGGCAGCCTGTGGTGACCTCCAAGCAAGCTGAAGAGGTGATTAATGGGTGTATTACCCAGGTGGTCTGCTCTGCCTTCACGGATCATATTCTGGTTATGGTGACACAGTACGGGAAGTTTGGCACATTGATCTCTGTCACTCCTAACACAGTAGCAGGAGACCTGGAAAAACCCACCCTTAGCACCAAAGTCCTTCTAGGATGTGATGAG CCTCTGGTTCACGTCTGTGGCAAGAATTTGGTTAGCTTTGTATCTGAAGAGTCGAAGAACAAGCCAGTACTTCTAGGAATTGCATTAAAGGACAAAAGTCCGGACTGTATTACTGCACTGAAAGCCCTCATAAAGAGCTGTCGGGTTTGGTGA
- the LOC120943467 gene encoding proteasome assembly chaperone 3-like isoform X3 gives MVRVDMEGQPVVTSKQAEEVINGCITQVVCSAFTDHILVMVTQYGKFGTLISVTPNTVAGDLEKPTLSTKVLLGCDEPLVHVCGKNLVSFVSEESKNKPVLLGIALKDKSPDCITALKALIKSCRVW, from the exons AGTGGACATGGAAGGGCAGCCTGTGGTGACCTCCAAGCAAGCTGAAGAGGTGATTAATGGGTGTATTACCCAGGTGGTCTGCTCTGCCTTCACGGATCATATTCTGGTTATGGTGACACAGTACGGGAAGTTTGGCACATTGATCTCTGTCACTCCTAACACAGTAGCAGGAGACCTGGAAAAACCCACCCTTAGCACCAAAGTCCTTCTAGGATGTGATGAG CCTCTGGTTCACGTCTGTGGCAAGAATTTGGTTAGCTTTGTATCTGAAGAGTCGAAGAACAAGCCAGTACTTCTAGGAATTGCATTAAAGGACAAAAGTCCGGACTGTATTACTGCACTGAAAGCCCTCATAAAGAGCTGTCGGGTTTGGTGA
- the LOC120943467 gene encoding proteasome assembly chaperone 3-like isoform X2, whose product MGFTMDIVRVDMEGQPVVTSKQAEEVINGCITQVVCSAFTDHILVMVTQYGKFGTLISVTPNTVAGDLEKPTLSTKVLLGCDEPLVHVCGKNLVSFVSEESKNKPVLLGIALKDKSPDCITALKALIKSCRVW is encoded by the exons ATGGGTTTTACCATGGACATTGTCAG AGTGGACATGGAAGGGCAGCCTGTGGTGACCTCCAAGCAAGCTGAAGAGGTGATTAATGGGTGTATTACCCAGGTGGTCTGCTCTGCCTTCACGGATCATATTCTGGTTATGGTGACACAGTACGGGAAGTTTGGCACATTGATCTCTGTCACTCCTAACACAGTAGCAGGAGACCTGGAAAAACCCACCCTTAGCACCAAAGTCCTTCTAGGATGTGATGAG CCTCTGGTTCACGTCTGTGGCAAGAATTTGGTTAGCTTTGTATCTGAAGAGTCGAAGAACAAGCCAGTACTTCTAGGAATTGCATTAAAGGACAAAAGTCCGGACTGTATTACTGCACTGAAAGCCCTCATAAAGAGCTGTCGGGTTTGGTGA